CAGGGCTTCCATCGCCTCGGAGTTTACCCGCCAATGCTGCCAGTACAGCGGCACGTCCTCCCAGGCGCGGCCCCGCAGCAGCATCAGATGACCTGCGTCAAGGTGCTCCTGCACCAGCGGCAGCGGATTCATGGTCCAGCCCAGCCCGCCCAGCGTGGCCTGCACGAAGGCGCGGGTGGACGGCACCCACCAGACCGGCGGCTGCCAGGGCGCGGGATCCGAGATCTTGTGCGCGAAGCGGGCCTGCAACGCGTCCTTGCGGTTGAACACCAGCACCGGCGCCTGCGCCAGCGTCTGGGCGTTCACGCCCTGCGAGAAATAGCGCTTGTGGAAGTCCGGCGAGCAGGTCGCCACGTAGCGCATGCTGCCCAGCGCGTGGATGCGGCAGCCCTGCACCGGATCGGCCAGCGTGGTCACCGCGCCCAGCACGGCGCCGTTGCGCAGCAGCGCGGCCGTGTGGTCCTGGTCCTCGGACTGCATGTCCAGCGTGGCGCGGGTGCGCGCCGAAAACTGCAGCGCCGCCTCGACGAACCAGGTTTCCAGGCTGTCGTGGTTGACGGCGATGGGGATGCTGGCGTGCGGCACGTCGTCCTCGGCCACGCCCAGGCGGTTGAGCGCGTCGTGTTCCAGCAGCGCGGTCTGTTCGGCCAGCTGCACCAGCACCCGGCCGTCGGCGGTGGCGGCGGCGGGCACCGTGCGCTGCACCAGCAGCCGGCCCATGCGGTCTTCCAGCGCCTTGATCCGCTGCGACACCGCCGACGGCGTCACGCTCAGCGCCAGCGCGGCGCGCTCGAAACTGCCTTCGCGCACCACCGCCGCCAGGGCCCGCAGATTGCCGTGATCGATCTTCATGATTGCATTAGTTTTGCTTAAGATAATGAAGGAAAATTAGCTGTATTTCACGTGGCCGGCAAGCGACAATTCATCATGCCGGCACGCCTGCGCGCGCCGACGCCCCGCTTCATCGCCAGCCTCCCCAGGACGAAAAAGCCATTCCGGCATGCGCTTGCCGCCGCCGGAACGGGCCGGCTTGACGATGAAAACACCCATGCCGCGCACCACGCGCGCGCCCGCCGTCTCCGGAGACCACCGGAAACGACCGGGCGCCGAACGCCTCGCGCGCACCTGGGATTTGTAGCCATCGAGCGCCGGCACAGGCGCAGCAGCAAAGGTATCCGCATCATGTTCGCCACCCTGTCATCCCCCCTCTTCTTCACCGCCTGGGCCAGCGGCACGGCCACCGGGCTGGGCCTGTTCGCCGTCGTGGGCGCGCAAAGCGCGTTCATCCTGCGCCAGGGCCTGATGCGCGCGCACCTGGCCAGCGTGGTCGCCATCTGCGCGCTGATCGACGCCGTCTTCATCTTCGCCAGCGTGTCCGGCCTGCAGGCCCTGACCACCTGGTTCCCCTGGCTGACCACGGCCGTGCTGTGGTTCGGCGTGGCCTTCCTGTCCTGGTACGCGCTGCAATCGGCCCGCCGCGCCTGGAGCGCGAACGGCGGCCTGGCGGCGGCGCGCGAGGCCGTGCCCTCGCGCCGCGCGGCCATGCTGGGCGCGCTGGGCTTCTCGCTGCTGAACCCGCATTTCTGGCTGGACATGGTGGTGGTCGGCTCGCTGGCGCACGGCTTCGACGACGCCCGCATGGCCTTCGCCGCCGGCGCCCTCACCGCCAGCCTGCTGTGGCTGGCCGTGCTCAGCATCGGCTCGCGGCTGTTCGCCCCGTTCTTCGCCAGCGCCTCGGCCTGGCGCGTGCTGGACGGCATCATCGCCGTGATCATGGCCGCGCTGGCGGTCAGCCTGGCGCTCAAGGGCATCTGAGCCGCCCGATACCCGCGTGGCGGTGGACCTGCCCCACCGCCGCCTTCCTCTCCGCCCCGTGCCCAGGAGCGCCGCCATGTACACCGCCACCTTCATCTTCGCCAAGAAGCAGTACGACGAGGATTTCCACCTGCTGGACGGCCGGATCGCCGAAGCCGCGCGCGCCCTGCCCGGCTATCTGGGCGAGGAGTCCTGGGAAGACCCGGCGCGCGGGCTGATCAGCAATGTCTATTACTGGGAATCACTGGACGCGCTGCAGGCGCTGATCCGGCACCCGCTGCACCAGCAGGCCAAGGCCGCCCAGTCCCGCTGGCTGGACGGCTACCGCGTCGTCATCGCGCAGGTGATCCGGCAATACGGCGACGACCGCCTGCACTCCCCCGCCCACCCGTAATCGACCGCGTTGCCCCTCCCGGGCCCGATGCCCGTCCGGTTCGCGGACGACCATGCGCGGCCCTCCCTTCCGAAAACGTGCGCCTGCCGCCCCCCAGCCGCCCCCCCAGCCGCTCTCCCTGGCCGCTGATCCCCGCGTCCGCCGGGGCCCGGGCACCCAGGCGTTTTCCCTAGGTCTGCCGGCCGAGTGCCGGGCCACTACCCAATTCCCGTAAAAACCCTCCCTAGGGATTTCCACGGAAGTGCGCCGCCGAGTCAGATTCGCGTAAGAGATTAAGCAGACAGTCACACCACGCAACACAAGCATGCGCGCCGCACGTTGCATCCAGGCGCCGGCAACAGGTTTTCGACGCAGTTCCACCAATTACAACGGAGACACTCATGGACTTTCGTTTGAAGCTGCTGGCAGGAACCCTTGCATTTGCCCTGTCGGCCGCGTCCCACGCCGCCGATCCCATCAAGATCGGCGTGGCCGGCCCCTACACCGGGGGCTCCTCCTCGATGGGCGTGAGCATGCGCGACGGCGTGCGCCTGGCGATCGAGGAAATCAACAAGAGCGGCGGCGTGCTGGGCCGCCAGCTGGTCGCGGTGGAGCGCGACGACGAGGCCAAGAACGAGCGCGGCGTGCAGATCGCCCAGGAGCTGATCAACAAGGAACAGGTCACCGCCACCGTCGGCTACATCAATACCGGCGTGGCCCTGGCCTCGCAGCGCTTCTACCAGGACGCCAAGATCCCGGTGTTCAACAACGTGGCCACGGGCAGCGTCATCACGCACCAGTTCAAGGCGCCCGAGTACCCGGACAACTACGTGTTCCGCAACGCGGCCCACGACAGCATCCAGGCGCCGATGATCGTCGAGGAAGCCATCACCCGCCGCGGCTTCAAGAAAGTGGCGATCCTGGCCGACTCCACCAACTATGGCCAGCTCGGCCGCGAGGACCTGGAAAAGGCCCTGGCCGCCAAGGGCATCAAGCCGGTGGCCGTGGAGAAGTTCAACATCAAGGACGTGGACATGACGGCCCAGCTGCTCAAGTCCAAGGAAGCCGGCGCCGAGGCGGTGCTGACCTACGGCATCGGCCCCGAGCTGGCGCAGATCGCCAACGGCATGGCCAAGCTGGGCTGGAAGGTGCCCATCATCGGCAGCTGGACGCTATCCATGGCCAACTACATCGACAACTCCGGCGCCAACGGCGAAGGCGCGCGCATGCCGCAGACCTTCATCCAGGACCCGGACACGCCCAAGCGCAAGGCTTTCATCGACGCCTATCTGGCCAAGTTCAAGCCCAAGAACAACCGCATCGACTCGCCGGTGTCGGCGGCCCAGGGCTATGACTCGATCTTCCTGCTGGCCGCGGCCATCAAGCAGGCCAACTCCACCGACGGCCCGAAGATCCGCGAAGCGCTGGAAAACCTGCAAACGCCGGTCGAAGGCGTGGTGATGACCTACAACAAGCCGTTCAGCCACGACAACCACGACGCGATCACGGCCAAGGAAGTGGTGATCGGCGAGGTCAAGGGCGGGCGCGTGGTCAAGGCTAATTAGGCCCACCCGAGAAGCGCTACGCGCTTCTTCCCTCAAGGGCGCCGCTGCGGACCGGAAGGGGAAGCCCACCCGAGAAGCGCTGCGCGCCTCTTCCCTCAAGGGCGCTGCCGCGGACCGGCAAAGCCGGCTCCGCGCAGCCCCAAATGGGGAGCGGCCAGGCTCTTCGCGGGGGGATGCCTCGGGATGGCACAGCGTATTTCGGATCGGTTTGACTGAAGCAGCCTTGCGGTGCCATGGCCCTGCTCCTTGAGGGAGCTTCGCCACGGCGCGGCCGGCTGATGCCGTTGTATGTGATGCAGGTGGCGCGCAGCGCCTTGGACAACAGAGAACCGCGTTCCGGCCAAGGGATCTGGCACGGCACGCCGGCGCCACGAAGACACACCATGATTCTTCTACAGCTTATCTATAGCGGTATCGCGCTGGGCATGATCTATGCCGTCATCGCGTTCGGATACCAGCTCACCTTCGCCACGTCGGGCACGCTCAATTTCGGTCAGGGCGAAGCCCTGATGCTGGGCGCGCTGGTCGGCCTCACGCTGGTGGGCCTGGGCGTGAATTACTGGGTCATGATCCCCATCGTCTGCATCTTCGGCTTCGCGCAGGGCGCGCTGGTCGAGCGGGTCGGCGTGCGGCCGGCCATCAAGACGCGGTCGGAATTCGGCTGGATCATGGCCACGATCGCGCTGGGCATCATCTTCAAGAACGTGGCCGAGAACGTCTGGGGCCGCGACGACCTGCGCTTTCCCTCGCCGCTGCCCGAGGCGCCGATCCAGGTGCTGGGCGCCAACGTGCTGCCCATGGAGCTGCTGGTGGTGTTCGGCGCGCTGGCCATGATGCTGCTGGTGGAAGTGTTCAACCGCAAATCCATCTACGGCAAGGCCTTCGTCGCCACGTCCAATGACCGCGACGCCGCCGGCCTGATGGGCATCAACACCGGCATGGTGATCACGTTTTCCTACGCGCTGTCGTCGCTGACGGCGGCCTTCGCCGGCGTGCTGGTGGCGCCGCTGACGCTGACCGGCGCGACCATGGGCGCGGTGCTGGGCCTGAAGGCCTTCGCGGTCGCCATCATCGGCGGGCTGTCCAGCGGCATGGGCGTGGTGGTGGGCGGCCTGATCCTGGGCATCGCCGAGACCACCACCGGCTTCTATCTTTCGACGGGATACAAGGACGTGCCTGGACTGGTGCTGCTGTTGCTCGTGCTGACCTTCAAACCCGCCGGCCTGTTCGGCAAGACCGCGATCAAGAAGGTGTGACGACGATGAAACCCCTGCATCTGCTGCTGTCCGTCGTCGCCGTCGCCTGCCTGGCCGCCGTGCCGCTGGGCGTGACCAACACCTATTACCTGCACCTGATCGAAACCATCATGATCTACGCGATCCTGCTGTTCGGGCTCGATATCGTGGTGGGCTACACCGGCCAGGTCTCGCTGGGCCATGCCGGCCTGTTCGGCATCGGCTCCTACGTGGCCGGCGTGCTGTTCTTCCATCTGCAGCTGCCCATCTGGCTGACGCTGCCGGCCGCCATCCTGATCGCGGCGGCCTTCGGCGCGGTGCTGGCGTTGCCGGCGCTGCGCGTCACCGGCCCGTACCTGGCGATGGTGACGCTGGCCTTCGGCACCATCATCCAGATCCTCATCAACGAAATGACCTTCCTGACCGAAGGACCGCTGGGCATCAAGATCCCCAAGCCGTCCATCGGCGGCCACGTGCTGAACAAGAGCGAGTACTTCTGGCTGGTCGCCGCGCTGCTGGTGCTGTCGCTGATCGTGGTGCACCGCATCCTCAAGTCGCACCTGGGACGCTCGTTCGAGGCGCTGCGCGACAGCCCGATCGCGTCGGACTGCATGGGCGTGTCGGTCTACCGGCACAAGGTTTTCGCCTT
The Achromobacter sp. AONIH1 DNA segment above includes these coding regions:
- a CDS encoding LysR family transcriptional regulator ArgP, translating into MKIDHGNLRALAAVVREGSFERAALALSVTPSAVSQRIKALEDRMGRLLVQRTVPAAATADGRVLVQLAEQTALLEHDALNRLGVAEDDVPHASIPIAVNHDSLETWFVEAALQFSARTRATLDMQSEDQDHTAALLRNGAVLGAVTTLADPVQGCRIHALGSMRYVATCSPDFHKRYFSQGVNAQTLAQAPVLVFNRKDALQARFAHKISDPAPWQPPVWWVPSTRAFVQATLGGLGWTMNPLPLVQEHLDAGHLMLLRGRAWEDVPLYWQHWRVNSEAMEALTDSVLSAARSLVRRR
- a CDS encoding LysE/ArgO family amino acid transporter, translated to MFATLSSPLFFTAWASGTATGLGLFAVVGAQSAFILRQGLMRAHLASVVAICALIDAVFIFASVSGLQALTTWFPWLTTAVLWFGVAFLSWYALQSARRAWSANGGLAAAREAVPSRRAAMLGALGFSLLNPHFWLDMVVVGSLAHGFDDARMAFAAGALTASLLWLAVLSIGSRLFAPFFASASAWRVLDGIIAVIMAALAVSLALKGI
- a CDS encoding antibiotic biosynthesis monooxygenase, producing the protein MYTATFIFAKKQYDEDFHLLDGRIAEAARALPGYLGEESWEDPARGLISNVYYWESLDALQALIRHPLHQQAKAAQSRWLDGYRVVIAQVIRQYGDDRLHSPAHP
- a CDS encoding ABC transporter substrate-binding protein; translation: MDFRLKLLAGTLAFALSAASHAADPIKIGVAGPYTGGSSSMGVSMRDGVRLAIEEINKSGGVLGRQLVAVERDDEAKNERGVQIAQELINKEQVTATVGYINTGVALASQRFYQDAKIPVFNNVATGSVITHQFKAPEYPDNYVFRNAAHDSIQAPMIVEEAITRRGFKKVAILADSTNYGQLGREDLEKALAAKGIKPVAVEKFNIKDVDMTAQLLKSKEAGAEAVLTYGIGPELAQIANGMAKLGWKVPIIGSWTLSMANYIDNSGANGEGARMPQTFIQDPDTPKRKAFIDAYLAKFKPKNNRIDSPVSAAQGYDSIFLLAAAIKQANSTDGPKIREALENLQTPVEGVVMTYNKPFSHDNHDAITAKEVVIGEVKGGRVVKAN
- a CDS encoding branched-chain amino acid ABC transporter permease — encoded protein: MILLQLIYSGIALGMIYAVIAFGYQLTFATSGTLNFGQGEALMLGALVGLTLVGLGVNYWVMIPIVCIFGFAQGALVERVGVRPAIKTRSEFGWIMATIALGIIFKNVAENVWGRDDLRFPSPLPEAPIQVLGANVLPMELLVVFGALAMMLLVEVFNRKSIYGKAFVATSNDRDAAGLMGINTGMVITFSYALSSLTAAFAGVLVAPLTLTGATMGAVLGLKAFAVAIIGGLSSGMGVVVGGLILGIAETTTGFYLSTGYKDVPGLVLLLLVLTFKPAGLFGKTAIKKV